The sequence CACCCCCAGCGCGACCAGCACCATGGCGGACGTTCCCCTGCTGAACCTCAACATCGTTCTCCCCGTTGTCCGTTGCTCCCCGGACGGCGGCCGATGCGGCGGTCCGTCGCGGCATCGGACGATGATGCCCGGCGAGCCCACGATGATCAACTGGAGGTCGGGGCGCGGTCGGGCTCGCGGCGAAGCCGGAACGCGCGTCGTGGTCGGCCCGGGTGGGTGCCCGACGCGACCAGCCCCGCGCCAGGTCGAGGCGCCCGGCTCCTCACGCGCGCGCTCGCCCGGTGCAAGGTCTCACCCGCTCATCGTGCGTCGTCGCCCCGTGCTCCTGCCGTGACGGCGACGTCCGAGCGCGGCTCGACCACGCCCCCGTCGCCCTCGGCGCTTTTGTCGCGGTCGTCGCCCTGCGGCCGCGTCCCGTCCTCGCCGCCACCAGGGCGGCGGCGGGCCGACACGACGAGGTAGGCGACGGCGCCGAGGAAGACCACGACGGAGGTCAAGCCGTTCAGGCGCAGGCCGAGGAAGGAGTGGGACTCGTCGATGCGGAGATACTCGGTCCAGAAGCGGCCGACAGTGTAGGCGGCGGCGTACAACGCGAAGGTCCTGCCGTTACCGAGCGCGAACCGGCCGGCCGCCCGGAGGACCAATGCCGCGACACCGATGTCCCACAGCGACTCGTAGAGGAAGGTGGGATGGTACGTCGCGAGGTCGAGCGTGTCGGACGGACGGTGCGCGCGGTCGATCTCCAGGCCCCACGGGAGTGTGGTGGGGCGGCCGTAGAGTTCCTGGTTGAACCAGTTGCCCCAACGGCCGATCGCCTGGGCCAGGGCTATGCCGGGGGCTACCGCGTCCGCGTAGGCGGGGAACGGAATCCGGTGACGGCGGCAGCCGATCCAGGCACCGAGCCCGCCCAAAGCGATGGCTCCCCAGATGCCGAGCCCGCCCTGCCACACGTACAGGGCTCGGACGGGCTCGCCTCCTTCGCCGAAGTACGCGTCGGGGCTGGTGATCACGTGGTAGAGCCGTCCGCCGACGAGGCCGAAGGGCACCGCCCAGAGGGTGACGTCCGCAATGACTCCGTGCTCCCCGCCGCGCCCGACCCAGCGCCGGTTGCCGAGCCGGACGGCGACGAACACGCCCAGGATGATGCAGAAGGCATACGCCCTGAGCGGGACCGGGCCGAGGTGGAGCACCCCGGTCGAGGGACTGGGAAGGTAGGCGAAGTCCATGGCTGCTCCGTGATGATCTCGGTCGAGCGATCGGGTAAGGCTCCGATGCGGGTGCTGTCACGCCTCTCCTCGCCCGGCCGAGCGGGCGGAGCGGGCCGGACCGGCCGTGGTGGTGCCGGTTCGGGGGGTCCGGTCATTCGGTGACACCCCCGGTCTTCTGCCGGATCGTTTCGGCGAACGCCTCGCAGCCCGTGCGCCATGCGGCGTCCAGGTCGGCGCCCGACGGGAAGCGGCCGTCGAGTTCGAGCACGACCATGCCGTGGGCGAAGGCCCAGAACGAGCGCGCGACGTCGATGTCGCCGTGCACCGCGTGGGCCAGTGGCATCGCGGCGCGATCTTCGAGTCCGTCGGGGAGGGCCGTGCGAGCGGGCGGGTGTGGCTGATGCGGTAGAGGTGCGGACTGGCGAGAGCGTGCCGTCGGTAGGCGCGCGCGAGCACGAGCAAGGGCGGTTCGGCGCCGATCTCGGCCTCGGCAGCCTCCAGTTCCTCGGCCAACTGCGTCATGCCCTGCACCTGGAGTCCGGCCTCGACGGCGGCCTTGTCCGGAAAGTGCTTGTACAGGGAAGGCGCCCGGATGCCGACGCGCGCGGCGATACGTCGCATGGACAACGCGTCCGGCCCCTCCGCGTCGAGCAGTTCCCGGGCTGCGGCCATGATCTGCCGCGCTCGGTCAGCCATGACGGGCCGTCCGCACGCACGCGGTGCCGGTTGTCGCGGTGTTCACCGCACCCCTCTCACGTGGTGACCGACCGAGTCGGCCGACGACGTGCGCCGTGCCGGGCAGTCACGCCATGGCTAACGGTGTTAGCCGTCAAGGTTCAGGGGTGTGCCGCACCTGGTCGTGGAGCGTGGGACCTCAGCCGGTGCCGTTCCGCCGGCACGTAGCGCACGTACGGCGGCGTCCATGAAAGCGGTTCTCGGCGTGTCCCGTCCGGACCGCTGAACCGGAGCATTCCGCCCGCGCCGTGCGGGTGTTCAGTACAGCAGGACGCGGGTCACGATCACCTGCGGCGGGGCGGCGTCCTTGGCGATCACGTACTCGATGATGCCCAGCGCCCCGTCCTCACCGAGCGGCAGGAGCCGGCATTCCGGCCAATCCTCCGCCACCGTGCTTCCTGCGACGAGCCCTCGGGTCTCGCCGATCTCCACCATCGCGGCCACGACCGGGCCCATCGCCCACGGGGGCAGCGCCGGGTCGGTCATGAAGGCGGTGACGTCCTGCGACAGCACGCACGGCAAGCCCTCGGAGCCGTCGTCGAAGGGCTCACTCAACGGGCAGTCCCGCGGCCCGCCGCCGCTCGAGCATGTCCTGCACGGCGATCGTCGGCATCGTGCCCGTGAGCGCGGACGCGACCCGGCGCTGCCGGCCCGGATCGGATTCGAGCATCGCCCGACCCCACCAGCGCAACAGGACGCCCTTGGCCTCCTCCGGCCGGGCGGCCAGGAGCTCGGCGTAGAACTCCTTCGCGGCCTCCGGCGTCAGCGCGTCGGCGATGCCCTTCGCGTTGCGCGGCACTCGCTCCGGCTCGTGCCGGCGAATCGGCTGTGCGGTCATCGCCCGCCCCTTTCCTTCTGCTCAGAGTCTGCCCTGCCGGCGCCCTCACGGTCGACCGCTCGGGCCGGATCGGCAGGATTGGAACGTGCTCGCCGCAGCTCCGCCTGGCCGCCGGCCATGATCTGACGCACCACCATGGTCGGGAGCTGGTCTTCCAGGAGCCGATCTCGTGCCTGATCGCCGCCGAGCGACTCGTGATCGTCCAGGAGACGGTCCTGAGGTATGGGCGCGACGACGCGGCGCCCGGCCAACGCTTCGCCCCCTGGGTACGGGCACCGGACGCGTGAGCGTGTCCCCCGCTGGGCTGCCTGGGGATACGTCCGGACCACCCGGGCCCGCGAAGGCTCCGGGCGGCGTCCTCCAGGCTTCCGGTGCGCCGACCAGGCGTCGTGGCGCGGACGTTCGTCCACAGAACCCGGTGCGGAGGGGGAGTCAGGCGTACGGTCGAACGACCGGCCGAGCCTCACCCGGCGGGGCCGGTTCTCCTCGACGTCCGACCCGAACGGGAGCCCGCCGATGCGCCTCTACGCACAGACTCCAGCACGTCGGAACCGCCAGATCCTCGCGGACCTGATCGCCGTGGGCCTCATGGCCGCCGCCGTGTGGTTCGCCCTGACCGTCCACGACGCCATCATGCTGCTGGCCGAGCCGGGCCGGAGGGTCGAAAGTTCGGGCGACAGCCTCGCCACCGAGCTCGGCAACGCCGGCGACGCGGCCTCGAACGTACCGTTCGTCGGCGATCTCCTGCAGAAGCCGCTGCAGTCCGCTGCCGACGCCAGTACCGGGATCGCCAACGCCGGGCAGTCGCTCCAGGACGCCGTGAGCCAGGTGGCCACCCTGACCACACTGGCGCTGATCGTCGTCCCGGTGGTTGTCGTCCTGCTGCTGTGGCTCCCTGCCCGGCTGCGCTGGATCCGGCGCAGCGTGATCATGCGGCGCCTCCTCGACGCGCCCGGAGGTGCCGACCTGCTCGCGCTGCGCGCCCTCACCGGCCGGCTCAGCGACCTCGCCGCGCTCCCCGCGCCCGAGGGCGGTCTCGCCGACGCCTGGCGGCGCGGGGACCAGCGGGTCATCGCCGATCTCTCGGAGCTCGCGCTCAGGCGGGCCGGCCTGCGGCCCTGACGGGC comes from Streptomyces virginiae and encodes:
- the lgt gene encoding prolipoprotein diacylglyceryl transferase → MDFAYLPSPSTGVLHLGPVPLRAYAFCIILGVFVAVRLGNRRWVGRGGEHGVIADVTLWAVPFGLVGGRLYHVITSPDAYFGEGGEPVRALYVWQGGLGIWGAIALGGLGAWIGCRRHRIPFPAYADAVAPGIALAQAIGRWGNWFNQELYGRPTTLPWGLEIDRAHRPSDTLDLATYHPTFLYESLWDIGVAALVLRAAGRFALGNGRTFALYAAAYTVGRFWTEYLRIDESHSFLGLRLNGLTSVVVFLGAVAYLVVSARRRPGGGEDGTRPQGDDRDKSAEGDGGVVEPRSDVAVTAGARGDDAR
- a CDS encoding VOC family protein yields the protein MTAQPIRRHEPERVPRNAKGIADALTPEAAKEFYAELLAARPEEAKGVLLRWWGRAMLESDPGRQRRVASALTGTMPTIAVQDMLERRRAAGLPVE